Below is a window of Deinococcus apachensis DSM 19763 DNA.
TCCGGGCCGGGCGCGAGGGGCTGGCGGCGACCGACGCGCTGCGGCAGATGGTGTACCTGACCACCGAGCAGTTGCGGACGTTGCCGCTGGCCGCGCAGGAGGGCGAGCGGGAGGCCCACGCCCGCGCGCTGTCCAACATCGTGCAGAGCGGTGAGGCGCAGATCACAGCCGCCGAGGCGCTGGACGAACTGGTGCGCCAGGCCCTGGATCAGGTCGCGCAGACACCGGTCGGCGAGGTCAACGTCCAGCGGCTGCGACAGATTCATGACCGCGTGCAGGAACAGATGCGGGCGCTGCACACCATCATCGAGGCGGCGCAGGTACAGGCGAACACTCTGGAGCAGGTCTCCCAACTCGAACGGGTGAGCGCCGAGCACCACAGGCGGGTGGAGGCCATCGGGCACCTCGGCGCCGAGGAGGAACTGCGGGCCCTGGCCGGAGCGGGTGAAGGCGTCGTGGATCGGATTACCGAGCTGGACGAGGCGGGATCCGCCCAACTGAACGCCCTGAGCCGCATCGGCGAGGCCGTGGTCGAGAAGGTGAGCGAAACGGCGGCTCCCGTTCCCGAGCAGGTTCAGGTGCTCAGCGACCTGGCCCAGGCTGTTCAGCAGAAGGCCGAGAAACTGCGGGGCGACTGATTACCGCTCGACCCAGTAGCGGCGGATTGGGTTCTCGTAGAACTCCAGCCTGAACTCGCCCTCACAGACGCCGCCGTTCGCCTCAATCACTCGTCGCGAGGCGAGGTTATCCACGTCGCAGGTTACGAGGACGCGCGCGAGGCCGAGTTCGCGGGCACGTCCTAGCGCCAGCCGCAAGATCAGGGTCGCGTATCCCCGCCGCCGTTCTGCGGGCCGGACCTCGTAGCCGATATGACCGCCAAGCTGGCGGAGTCTTTCGTTCAGGGCGTGGCGGATCTTGGTGCGGCCCAGGTACGTTTCCCCCTCGATCAGCCATCTTTCCTCGGCAGGGACGGAGTCTTCCGGTACCGGGTTGGGTGGCTCGAAGCTGCACAGGTGCGCCGCAAAGGCCCCAAAGTCGGCTTCCAGCTCGGCCACGTTCCAGCTCAGCGTGTCCCTCAGACCGCTGCTGCTGGCCTGCGCCTCGCGCACAGCCTCGACAAAGCTGCCTCTGTACCTCCCCGACGGGCGCACAAGCTCGGGCATGGGTCAGGGTAGCGGGGCCACCTACCGCCGCGCCTCCGCCGAGTGGCCTGTTTTTCCATCTCCGGCTTCCCCGACTGACCACTCAGACTGGACAATCGGCGCCCGGATTGCGCCCGCCACACCGGAAAGGGCCGGAACGAGCGCGTACAATCCGGGACGTGAGAGACGCTCCGTTTGGCGTGCTGGACCTGGGGCTGCTCCCCTACCGAGAGGCCTGGGACGTGCAGCATGAGCACCACGCGCGGGTGGCGGCGGGCGGACGGCCCACGCTGCTGCTCGTCGAGCACCCGCCCGTGCTCACGCTGGGCCGCAAGGCGAGGGAGGGCACGAACATCATCGTGACCCGCGAGTACCTGAACAGCCAGGGCATTGAGGTGCTGGAGGTGGAGCGCGGCGGCGACGTGACCTACCACGGCCCCGGCCAACTCGTCGCGTACGCAATCTTCCCGGTAGGGCGGCGGGTGCAGGACTTCCTGCGATTGCTGGAGGGGGCGACCATCACGGCGCTGCGGGAACTCGGCCTGCCTGACGCGAGGCCGAACCCCGGTTACGCGGGTGTGTACGTGAACCCGCGTGAGGTGAACGGCCGCGAGTACGAGCAGAAAATTGCCTCGTTCGGCGTGGCCGTGCAGCGGAACGTCGCCCTGCATGGGCTGGCGCTCAACGTCACGACCAATCTCCAGCACTTCGAGCTGATCGTCCCGTGCGGATTGAGCGGCACCCAGATGACAAGCGTTGAGCGCGAGTACGAGTTGCGTGGCATCAACCGGACCGTGAGCATGGACGAGGCCAAGCACACCCTCACCCGCGCCTTTCACACCACCTTCGAAATCTACGACTGGACGCTCCCGGAACCCGCCGGGACCGCCCCCGCCCTCACAGGGAGTCACGCATGACCCAGCCCAACCAGGAACCCCGCTTCATCAAGAACGGCATCTACCGCAAGGACAGCGTCCCCGTCCGTGAGAAGAAGCCCGAGTGGCTCAAGGTCACCATCCCCACCGGGCAGGTGTACGGCGAGGTTCGCAAGATCGTCAAGGAACACCGCCTGCACACCGTCTGCGAGGAGGCGATGTGCCCCAATATCGGCGAGTGCTGGTCACGCGGCACGGCCACCTTCATGCTGATGGGCCACATCTGCACCCGCGCTTGCCGCTTCTGCGCCGTGGACACCGGGAACCCGATGGGCAAGCTCGACCTGGACGAGCCGGCCAGCGTCGCCGACTCGGTGCGCCTGATGGGTCTGAAGTACGTCGTGCTGACCTCGGTGGA
It encodes the following:
- a CDS encoding GNAT family N-acetyltransferase — protein: MPELVRPSGRYRGSFVEAVREAQASSSGLRDTLSWNVAELEADFGAFAAHLCSFEPPNPVPEDSVPAEERWLIEGETYLGRTKIRHALNERLRQLGGHIGYEVRPAERRRGYATLILRLALGRARELGLARVLVTCDVDNLASRRVIEANGGVCEGEFRLEFYENPIRRYWVER
- the lipB gene encoding lipoyl(octanoyl) transferase LipB, which codes for MRDAPFGVLDLGLLPYREAWDVQHEHHARVAAGGRPTLLLVEHPPVLTLGRKAREGTNIIVTREYLNSQGIEVLEVERGGDVTYHGPGQLVAYAIFPVGRRVQDFLRLLEGATITALRELGLPDARPNPGYAGVYVNPREVNGREYEQKIASFGVAVQRNVALHGLALNVTTNLQHFELIVPCGLSGTQMTSVEREYELRGINRTVSMDEAKHTLTRAFHTTFEIYDWTLPEPAGTAPALTGSHA